The region GGTTCGAAGTATTGCCGGTGACTCAGTGAATTTGCTGCTGTACCGCCAGCTTGAGCAGTGTGATGACGCCACCGAGGAAGCGCTTTGGCGTCTCAATCCTCAGCTTGCGGAACATGGCCCGGTATTGCCGGCGGGCGTTTGGGTGCTGCTGCCGGAAGTGGATTTGAGCCCCGTCGCACCCACACCGGTTTCGGCCTGGGATTAAGGAGGCACCATGTCACTGGGTTTCACGCCAACTGTGGAAATTTATGGTGCGAATGCCGCGCTGATCAATGAGCGACTGATCTCCTGGCAGCACATCGACGCGGCAGGGATCGAGTCCGATCAACTGACGTTAACGATCAGTCTGGAGGGGCTTGAAGGGTTGCCCAGCCTCGGCGGAAAAATCGGCTTGCGGGTCGGCTATCTGGAGTCGGGGCTGGTGGATAAAGGCGAGTTCGTCATCACCCGGCGCACGCCGACGCTGTTCCCTCTGCGCCTGACGCTGGTGGCCATGGCGGCGCCGTTCAGTGCGGCGGATCAAACCGGGTTCAAGCAGCGCCGCTCCGTCAGTCATGGTCCAACGACCTTGGGCGCGTTGTTTCGCGAGTTAACGTCCAGGCACGGTTTTTCACCACGTGTCGCTCCTGAACTGGCACTGAAAAAAATCTCACATATCGATCAGTCCAACGAAACGGACATGGGTTTTTTGACCCGTCTGGCGTACCTGCATGACGCTGTCGCCAAGCCCATCAACGAGCTGTATGTGCTGGCTCGGCGCGGTCAGGCGAAATCACTGTCGGGCAAGGTGTTGCCGACCATCCGGCTGTCCGTGACGACCAACAATCGTCCTGGTGATCACGCCTTCATCAGCGCCACTCTGGAAGACACGGCTCGGGCCAAATACCAGGGCTGCAAGACCCGCTGGTGGGATGCGGCGGCGGGCAAAGTTCGCATCGAGGAGAGCGGCATAGCGCCGTTCAAGACCCTTCGCCAGCGCTACCAGAGTGCAGATGATGCGCTGGCCGCTGGTGAAGGCGAGGTCCGCAGGATGATGCGTGAAGCACTCAAAGTGAAGATCGAATGCCCTGGTCATCCCGGGTTGTCCGCCGAGGGGCTGGTGCTGCTCGACCCCACGTGGCCGGACTTCATGCGCGGTCGCTGGTCGATCGACAAGGTCACCGCCAATGGCGACCGAGCCCAAAGCTATCGCTGCATGGTCGAGGCGACTTGCCTGGATGCCAAGGCCTGACGTCAGCCGCTTCTTCGCGCGAGCCTGCTCAAGCACAACCTCTGCCTCCAACCGAGACTCCCTGTGGTAGCAGGTGTGCCCGCTTAGAGGGCGGCATCTCCCGACTTCATATCGCCTTAGCTATTACTTATGTTGCTAGCAAGAGCGTGGCGCAAAACTTGATGCTGCAACCGATCTGCAACCGTTCTAAAAATGCTGGATCTGTAGCACGACCTGCGCGCTGAACTGTGGTTGGCGCTTCTGGCTACATCGTTTTTCCTTCGTGGATGGGCGGATTGATAATCCAATGGATTACCGGTAGCGCGAGTCAAGCAGGTAATGGGGGATTTGGTGATCTCAACGTGTGGCCTTTAGCGTTCCCCAACGATTTATTCCTGGCAGTGGCCACTCATGAAGGGACGGCTGCAGGAACTTTTTTGACGTTTAATAACAATGCGGCGGTGAGTCGGCTTGTGGGGATTAATGTCCGTTGTCCGGAGTGGCCAACAGGCTCCATTGCTGCAAGGATTATCGGGATAGGGTATTGAATATGTATTATTTTTCTCCTGGTACTTTAGGCTTTTATCATTCGGACTTGCATGGGGCCAATCGGCCTTTGGATGCTGTTGTAATTAGCGATGATGAATACTTCGGATGGGTGACAAACGCGCCAAAAGGTACAGTCTTGTCCGTGGGCAGTGATCGACTTCCTGAGCGGACTTTACTGGTCGCGCAAACCGATGAAGATATTGCGCGCGCCTGGCGAGACAAGGCGCTGGAAATGAGTCAATGGCTGGTCAATCGTGATAACGAAGAAATGGAAATGGGTGAAGGCACGACGCTGAGCGCTATAGAGTTCAAAGAGTTGCTTGCTTACAGGCGATTACTGCGTGATTGGCCTTCAATGGCGAGGTTTCCTGATGTTGAATCTCTTCCAGCAGAGCCAGAGTGGCTCGTAGATGCTCTTCGAAAAGATAGTTAGTTCCTTCCCGTCAATATTAAAGAATGGATAGATTGAAATGTCCGTCACGCTCACACAACTACTCAGCATCATGCCCAACGCCCGCTCCCAAGCGGGCGTTTTCATTTCCGTCCTCAACACCGCCATGACTCACCGCGACATCAATACCTCCAAACGCATCGCCGCTTTTCTTGCACAAGTCGGGCATGAGTCCGGGCAGTTGCACTACGCACGTGAGTTGGGCAGCGATCAATACTTGAGCAAGTACGACACCGGCGTCCTGGCTGCCCGGCTGGGCAATACTGCGCAAGCTGATGGTGACGGCCAGAAGTACCGTGGCCGGGGCCTGATTCAGATCACCGGTCTTAACAACTATCGCCAGTGCAGCCTTGGGTTGTTCGGCGATGAGCGTTTGCTGTCTTTACCTGAACTGCTGGAGCAACCGCAATGGGCCGCCGAGTCTGCCGCTTGGTTTTGGGAACAGAACGGTCTGAACGAGTTGGCTGATCGTGACCAATTCAACAGCATCACCCGCCGAATCAATGGTGGGCTGAATGGATTGGAGGATCGGCTACAACTTTGGGCGCGGGCGAGGGCTGTGCTATGTCAGCCTTCAGCCTGATGCCGGCGTCTTACCGGTGGATCGGCTTTGTTGTGCTGCTGGCCTTGGTAGCCGGTGGTTCGGCAGCGCTGGCCTGGCACTTTCAGGAGTGGCGTTACGGCCGGCAACTGGCGGAACAGGCCAGGTCGCAGGCCGAGACGCTGAACCAGCTGACCCAATCGGCCGCGACGCAACAACAGGCCGCGCAGGACAAGCGTCTGGCGCTGGAGCAACAGCTGTCGGCCAGTGAGCAAACCCATTATCGAGCGCTTAGCGATGCCCAACGTGATCAAGGTCGCTTGCGCGATCGTCTTGCCACTTCTGATGTGCGCCTGTCAGTTCTCCTCGACGCCAAGGACGTTGCCTCAACCTGTGCAGTGTCAACCGCCTCCGGCGCCAGCAGCGTGGATCATGGCGCCCCGCGAGCCCGACTTGACCCGGCGCATGCTCAACGAATTGTCGCCATCACCGACGCTGGAGACAGCGGATTGATTGCCTTGCAGGCTTGTCAGGCCTATATCAGAGCCATCGTTCGCTAACATTTTGATCGGTTCTGCGCCTTGCAAGCGTCATATGCTCGTGTACGGTGGATGTCATTCAGCCCGACCAGGAGAGGACCGTGAAAGAAATCACTCAGCTAGCCGCTGAACTTGGCAGGCGCTTGCAGGTTCTCAATGCTCACGTCACCACTGCCGAATCCTGCACCGGCGGCGGTATCGCCGAGGCCATCACCAGGATTCCGGGAAGCTCGGCATGGTTCGAGGCCGGTTACGTGACGTACTCCAATCGCCAGAAAACCCAGCAACTGAATGTAACGCCCGAGTTGTTCTCGACGGTGGGGGCGGTCAGTCGCGAGGTGGTCGAAGCCATGGTCCGTGGCGCGCAGGACAAAAGCCTGGCGCGGTTTGCGGTTGCAGTCAGCGGCGTAGCCGGGCCTGATGGCGGCTCGCCAAACAAACCCGTAGGCACCGTTTGGCTGGCCTGGGGGGTCGGCGAGCAGGTGTTCAGTGAGGTCCAGCACTTCCCCGGTAACCGCGATGAGGTCCGCCGACAAACGGTGAAGGCCGCGCTAGAGGGGCTGCTGCGCCATGCTGCTGGAGAAATCTCAAATCAGGGGTAGGCGATCCTGAAACGCTGTGGAATAATACTGGCTACTTATACAGGTGTTGGCCGTCAGGCCTTATTGATTACGTGAGGACTTTAATGGACGACAACAAGAAGAAAGCCTTGGCTGCGGCCCTGGGTCAGATCGAACGTCAATTCGGCAAGGGTGCCGTAATGCGTATGGGCGATCAGGACCGTCAGGCGATCCCGGCCATTTCCACTGGCTCTCTGGGTCTGGACATCGCACTCGGCATTGGCGGTCTGCCAAGAGGCCGTATCGTTGAAATCTACGGTCCTGAATCCTCCGGTAAAACCACCCTGACGCTGTCTGTTATCGCTCAGGCTCAAAAAGCCGGCGCGACCTGCGCATTTGTCGACGCCGAACACGCCCTCGATCCTGAGTACGCCGGCAAACTGGGTGTCAACGTAGATGACCTGCTGGTTTCCCAGCCGGACACCGGTGAGCAGGCCTTGGAAATTACCGACATGCTGGTGCGCTCCAACGCTGTTGACGTGATCATCGTCGACTCCGTAGCCGCTCTGGTGCCAAAAGCTGAAATCGAAGGCGAAATGGGTGACATGCACGTCGGCCTGCAAGCCCGTCTCATGTCCCAGGCGCTGCGTAAAATCACCGGTAACATCAAGAATGCCAACTGTTTGGTGATCTTCATCAACCAGATCCGTATGAAAATCGGTGTAATGTTCGGCAGCCCGGAAACCACTACCGGTGGTAACGCGCTGAAGTTCTACGCCTCGGTTCGGCTGGATATCCGCCGCACGGGGGCCGTGAAAGAAGGCGATGAAGTCGTTGGTAGCGAAACCCGCGTTAAAGTCGTGAAAAACAAGGTTGCTTCGCCGTTCCGCCAAGCCGAGTTCCAGATTCTTTATGGCAAGGGCATTTACCTCAACGGCGAGATGATCGACTTGGGCGTTCTGCACGGTTTCGTTGAGAAGTCCGGTGCTTGGTACGCCTATAACGGCACCAAAATCGGTCAGGGCAAGGCTAACTCGGCCAAGTTCCTGGCGGATAACCCGGAAATCGCCGCGACGTTGGAGAAGCAACTGCGCGATAAGCTGCTGGCTCCAGTGGCTGACGTAAAAGCATCGCCAGTCAAAGAGAATGCAGCCGACCTGGCTGACGCTGATATCTGATTGATTCGATGACAGCCGTACTCGATACACTTGTCGCGGTGCGACGAACCGCAATGGACCTGCTTGCGCGACGCGAGCACGGTCGAGTCGAGCTGACGCGTAAATTGCGTCAGCGCGGCGCACTTCCTGAAATGATTGACACGGCACTCGACCGATTGACGGAAGAGGGCCTGTTGTCCGAATCCCGTTATCTCGAAAGTTTCGTTTCCTATCGTGCTCGCTCCGGCCACGGACCTTTGCGTATTCGTGAAGAGCTGAGCCAGCGCGGCCTGTTACGTACCGACATCGAACTTGCATTGCGCGAGAGCGGTATCAACTGGCAGGAACAACTGGAAGACACCTGGCGGCGCAAGTTCTCCGGGCATTTACCGATAGACGTTCGGGAGCGCGCCAAGCAAGGTCGGTTTCTGAGTTATCGGGGGTTTTCCATGGAAATGATCAGCCGCTTGTTCAGCGGTCGAGGAATGGACGATTAAATAAAAAGGCCCGCTATTTCGATAGTGGGCCTTTTTGCTTACGTCACCTTGGACGGTTTACGCGTGCGTTGCTGCGTCTGTGGTTCGGGTTGGGCCCAGTTCTCGGGCAAGTTGATGTAGTCCACCAGTTCCCGCAGACGCCCATGATCACGAGCGTTGAAGGTGAAGGCCAGTCGCGCCAGATGGCTGAACTGCGGCTCATCGTGTGACTCGCCGCTGTAGGCATGCTGATGAAAGTGATCACTCAGGCACAGGTCGGCGAATGCTGTCTGCAGGTGT is a window of Pseudomonas sp. DC1.2 DNA encoding:
- a CDS encoding tail protein X — protein: MRRVRSIAGDSVNLLLYRQLEQCDDATEEALWRLNPQLAEHGPVLPAGVWVLLPEVDLSPVAPTPVSAWD
- a CDS encoding contractile injection system protein, VgrG/Pvc8 family, translated to MSLGFTPTVEIYGANAALINERLISWQHIDAAGIESDQLTLTISLEGLEGLPSLGGKIGLRVGYLESGLVDKGEFVITRRTPTLFPLRLTLVAMAAPFSAADQTGFKQRRSVSHGPTTLGALFRELTSRHGFSPRVAPELALKKISHIDQSNETDMGFLTRLAYLHDAVAKPINELYVLARRGQAKSLSGKVLPTIRLSVTTNNRPGDHAFISATLEDTARAKYQGCKTRWWDAAAGKVRIEESGIAPFKTLRQRYQSADDALAAGEGEVRRMMREALKVKIECPGHPGLSAEGLVLLDPTWPDFMRGRWSIDKVTANGDRAQSYRCMVEATCLDAKA
- a CDS encoding phage tail assembly chaperone, which gives rise to MYYFSPGTLGFYHSDLHGANRPLDAVVISDDEYFGWVTNAPKGTVLSVGSDRLPERTLLVAQTDEDIARAWRDKALEMSQWLVNRDNEEMEMGEGTTLSAIEFKELLAYRRLLRDWPSMARFPDVESLPAEPEWLVDALRKDS
- a CDS encoding glycoside hydrolase family 19 protein, which produces MSVTLTQLLSIMPNARSQAGVFISVLNTAMTHRDINTSKRIAAFLAQVGHESGQLHYARELGSDQYLSKYDTGVLAARLGNTAQADGDGQKYRGRGLIQITGLNNYRQCSLGLFGDERLLSLPELLEQPQWAAESAAWFWEQNGLNELADRDQFNSITRRINGGLNGLEDRLQLWARARAVLCQPSA
- a CDS encoding lysis system i-spanin subunit Rz; its protein translation is MSAFSLMPASYRWIGFVVLLALVAGGSAALAWHFQEWRYGRQLAEQARSQAETLNQLTQSAATQQQAAQDKRLALEQQLSASEQTHYRALSDAQRDQGRLRDRLATSDVRLSVLLDAKDVASTCAVSTASGASSVDHGAPRARLDPAHAQRIVAITDAGDSGLIALQACQAYIRAIVR
- a CDS encoding CinA family protein encodes the protein MKEITQLAAELGRRLQVLNAHVTTAESCTGGGIAEAITRIPGSSAWFEAGYVTYSNRQKTQQLNVTPELFSTVGAVSREVVEAMVRGAQDKSLARFAVAVSGVAGPDGGSPNKPVGTVWLAWGVGEQVFSEVQHFPGNRDEVRRQTVKAALEGLLRHAAGEISNQG
- the recA gene encoding recombinase RecA; this translates as MDDNKKKALAAALGQIERQFGKGAVMRMGDQDRQAIPAISTGSLGLDIALGIGGLPRGRIVEIYGPESSGKTTLTLSVIAQAQKAGATCAFVDAEHALDPEYAGKLGVNVDDLLVSQPDTGEQALEITDMLVRSNAVDVIIVDSVAALVPKAEIEGEMGDMHVGLQARLMSQALRKITGNIKNANCLVIFINQIRMKIGVMFGSPETTTGGNALKFYASVRLDIRRTGAVKEGDEVVGSETRVKVVKNKVASPFRQAEFQILYGKGIYLNGEMIDLGVLHGFVEKSGAWYAYNGTKIGQGKANSAKFLADNPEIAATLEKQLRDKLLAPVADVKASPVKENAADLADADI
- the recX gene encoding recombination regulator RecX is translated as MTAVLDTLVAVRRTAMDLLARREHGRVELTRKLRQRGALPEMIDTALDRLTEEGLLSESRYLESFVSYRARSGHGPLRIREELSQRGLLRTDIELALRESGINWQEQLEDTWRRKFSGHLPIDVRERAKQGRFLSYRGFSMEMISRLFSGRGMDD